The Rhodospirillales bacterium genome includes the window CCGTGCGCTTATTCTCCACCCACGTGCCTTCATCAATAATACGCTGACACAAATCAAGATATTGCTTCATAAGTTCTTTCCCTTCTTCTTACCGGCACCCACCGAGACGCCGCACGGCCTTCAACATTTCGTTCAACAGGCAGGTCCGCATCAATCAAGGTAAAATCCGTCGAATTAAATATGTCCGAAAGAGTAATCTTTTGCCCTTCTTTTAATTCCCACTGCCGGCAAAGATTCTCATGCCGTATCAATAGCCCGTATTGTTCCCCTGCTTCAACATGGACGCGATATTCGTCCCCATCGTCTTCAAAGGCAAGATCTTCGCTGCGCGTACAGGCCAACGCCACTTTATAGGCCCGCGCCAACGGAGAAAAACGCCAGCCCCCTAAACGGGCGCGCTCAGCACGCACCATACTTTTTACTTCCAACATATCCCTGTTCTTTCTTTATGATTTATTTCCTTATTCCTAGACGATTCTAACCACCGCAGGAAGTAAGAATCCTTGAAAATCCACAGTCCCTCCCCTATAATAGAAAGTGCCGGAGGGATTTCCCTTCGGATATGACGCTAAACGCGGTTGCGGAATAAGCGTTGTGGACCCGGGGGCAGTACCCGGCGGCTCCACCATTTGCCATCAAGCACCGCTTTAGGTGCCAGACGGCGGGGCCGAAACAGGATCGACACGCGTAGTAAAGGCGATTGACGGCGTTCGGTATAGTATCCGCCGATATCGGGCTGTTTTTATAGTTGCAAATGACAACAACTATGCTGTAGCCGCTAACGACAACTCTGTTGTTAGCGAAGCCATCGCCGCCTAATTGGGCTGCGTAGCACGCTACATTCAATTCCTGATTCATTAGCATGTTTCAGGTGGGGGCCGGGGCACCTAGCAACAGAACGCCCCATTTTTTATGTCTGCACATCGCCGCTGGACGCCTTAAAAACAAGGCTGTAAGCTCTCTTTCATGAACGAAAAAACTTTATCCCTTTCGATTGCGATTCTGTGGCTCGCCGGATTTTTCCTGAGCCTGCCTCTGGTTGAACCCTATGAAGCGGCGCGGTTTGGCGCAGTCGCCTGTACCGGGCTGGCCGCGGTTCTGGGTCTGGGCGGCGCGGGGAAAGAGCAGACACGCCTTTTCTTGTCGCCCCTCATGATTGTCGCCGGGGTATTCTGGCTGCTCTGTCTGGCCAGTATTTTCTGGGCGCCTTCGCTTCTGGTTAGCACGATTGCCTTTGGCACCTTCAGCCTGCTACCCTTAAGCGTCATCGCCCTTGTCACGGCACCGCCGGGCGCCCGGCGCATCATCGCCCTGGGCGGCGGGATGATCCTTGCCGGGTTATCGCTGTGGGCGCTGGTTCAGTTCTTTTTCTTACCCGATTATCTGGTTCGCGGCGAAGTTCGCCACCCGTTCCAGAACCCTAACAGCTACGCCGCCTTGCTTGGCCTTGGCCTGTTCCCGGCTATGGCCGTTATGATGGGCGCCCCCCGAAAGGAAGAGCGTAGCGCGGGATTGGGATTGGCCGCCTTGCTGGTCGCCGCCCTGATCGTCATCGCCAGCCGCGGCGTTTTTCTGGCGCTTGTGCCGATGCTGGGCCTGTTCTTGTTTATGGCACGCACGCATCTGGCCCGGCATAAGCGCTGCCTTGGCGCCCTTTTGATCGTCGGATTTTTATTCACCGGCCTATCCCAGTGGCAATCCCCCAAAAGCAAAAGCCTGCTCACAGAAATACCACAGATATTCGCCGCCGAAGAAAAAAGCCGCGCCGCCCGCATTGATATCTGGCGCGCGACAGGCGATATAATAAAAGAACGCCCTTTGTCGGGAACCGGGATTGGTTCGTTTTTCCTGTATTACCCGGAAGTCCGGCGCCCGGCGGAAATTTACTCGGGCGGCTATATGGCCCACAGCGACCCGCTGCAATTCTGGTCGGAAATGGGGATGATGGCCCCGGCGCTGTTTTACGCCTTCTTGCTTTTCGCCGGATGGCGGATGATCAAGGCCCGGCCCAAAAACACGGAAAGCAGACCGGAACCCCTTTATCCGGCAGCTCTTTTCTGCGCACTGGGCAGCATGATCGCCCACAGCCACATCAGCTTTGACCTCTACAGCCCCCCGATACTGGCGCTGGCCGGGGGGATGCTCGGCACATGGCTACAACTGACAGAGCCAAAAAGCGAAGACCACCCCGCGCCCCTCCCTGTCAGAGCCTTCAGTACGGCCAAAGCCACCGCACTTCTTGTTCCACTTTGCATCCTGCTCTTTGCCTTGCAGGGCTTTTTAACCAGTAACTATCTGGTAGAAAAAGGAAAAATCTATCTGCAACGTGGCCAAACCGAAAAATTCTCCGATGCCATTAACCGCGCCAACAGCGCCGGATTTTATAAAAATGCCCGCGCATATACACAGGCCGCCGCCGTCCCCTTGACCATTCTTGAAGAAAAAGGCGCACATATGTCGCCTCTGGAGAGACAATCATTGTCCGATCAAGCCGAAAAGCTCTTACAGCGCGCCGAAGAAAATAATCCGCAACTGGTCACAACCTACTATTACCGCGCCCGCCTGCAAAAAATAACGGGCCATGATGGGGAAGCCCTTAAAACCGCGTCCCATGCCCTCGCGCTCACCCCCATGCACCTGCCCTCCCGCATGCTGGTGGCCCATCTGAATCTGCAACAAGACCAAAAAGAAAAGGCGCTTGAGATATTAAGGGCAGGCCTGCATTGGCCGGTTGCGGCCTATGATCCGGTCCCGTATTACCAGACAACAGCCACCCTTGCGACAGAGCTTGGTGACCCGAAAACGACAAATGCAGCACTCATAAAGCTCTCGCAATCCCTGAAAAACAAATAAAATTATGAGGTACGTACCCCGTGATACGCACTGCGAAAAACCCTCTATTTCAGTGTTAATCTCAGGAACCGGAAAGATCGGGAATATTCTTGTGCTCATGACGGATCAGCCACAAGCCGCTGGCAATAATGATGCCGGCACCGACCAGAGTCAGAGCATCGGGAATATCGCTAAACAGCAAATACCCCAGAACCACCCCCCATAAAATCTGGATGTAATGGAACGACGCCACGCTCGAAGCTGGCGCCCGGCTAAACCCCAGAATCAATCCCAGCATCCCCATAGCATTTAAAAAGCCCCCGACAGCGGACCACCCCATCGCCTCCACGTCCGGCATGACAAAAGAAGGGATCATCGCCATCGCAGCCAACGGCAACACCACGATCTGGGTGTAAAACGCAAAAGCAAACGGCGTTTCCTGCCCGCCGATCTTACGCACCATGATATTGGCCAGCGATATAAAAAAGGCCGAGGCAAGCGTTGCAAAGCTGGCAAGATCGAACGGCACCATGCCGGGACGCAAGATCACAAGAACCCCGAGGAACCCGAACAAAACCACCAACCAGCGGGTTAAATCCGGTTTTTCACCCAGCAACGGTATCGCCAACAACGCCGTAAAGGCCGGCGCCACAAAGACCAGCGCATAAACGGTCACCATCGGCAGCTGGGAAAAGGCGTAAATAATCGTAATGAGCTGTCCCATAATTAAAAAACCGCGAATCAAATGCAGTTTCTTGTTTTGACTTCCGACAACCGACTGCAAACCACCAAGGACCGGGGAAAGCACCATATATATAAGAAACGAAAATGTTCCCAGCATCACAACAAGCTGCGGAACACTGTAAACAGCGCTCAAATGCTTGAACACAGCATCCCCCAGCGCAAAAGAACTGTACCCCGTCATCACGGCAAAAATAGCGAATAATTTATTATCGGCTTTTATCTTCATGCCCCCAGCCTATACAGCTCCCCGCCTTTCTTTTCTACAATTATATATGCAGCCTTGTGGATCGGGTGTGGATTTCTCTATACTGTGGATGCGAAATATGCGAATCAAGGGGGGACAGACCGTTTTGCCGCTGGCGGCGATCCGGCATCCCTGTTACCAACAACCGGACGAACAATGACCGAAAACGACGACATTCTGCGGTACGATAAAATGGTGGAAAAGGCGCTGCGCGGCGTAGTGCGGCAAGCCATTGAGGAGGTTATGGATCAAAGCAGCCTTCCGGGCGATCACCATTTTTA containing:
- a CDS encoding O-antigen ligase family protein, yielding MNEKTLSLSIAILWLAGFFLSLPLVEPYEAARFGAVACTGLAAVLGLGGAGKEQTRLFLSPLMIVAGVFWLLCLASIFWAPSLLVSTIAFGTFSLLPLSVIALVTAPPGARRIIALGGGMILAGLSLWALVQFFFLPDYLVRGEVRHPFQNPNSYAALLGLGLFPAMAVMMGAPRKEERSAGLGLAALLVAALIVIASRGVFLALVPMLGLFLFMARTHLARHKRCLGALLIVGFLFTGLSQWQSPKSKSLLTEIPQIFAAEEKSRAARIDIWRATGDIIKERPLSGTGIGSFFLYYPEVRRPAEIYSGGYMAHSDPLQFWSEMGMMAPALFYAFLLFAGWRMIKARPKNTESRPEPLYPAALFCALGSMIAHSHISFDLYSPPILALAGGMLGTWLQLTEPKSEDHPAPLPVRAFSTAKATALLVPLCILLFALQGFLTSNYLVEKGKIYLQRGQTEKFSDAINRANSAGFYKNARAYTQAAAVPLTILEEKGAHMSPLERQSLSDQAEKLLQRAEENNPQLVTTYYYRARLQKITGHDGEALKTASHALALTPMHLPSRMLVAHLNLQQDQKEKALEILRAGLHWPVAAYDPVPYYQTTATLATELGDPKTTNAALIKLSQSLKNK
- a CDS encoding DMT family transporter; the protein is MKIKADNKLFAIFAVMTGYSSFALGDAVFKHLSAVYSVPQLVVMLGTFSFLIYMVLSPVLGGLQSVVGSQNKKLHLIRGFLIMGQLITIIYAFSQLPMVTVYALVFVAPAFTALLAIPLLGEKPDLTRWLVVLFGFLGVLVILRPGMVPFDLASFATLASAFFISLANIMVRKIGGQETPFAFAFYTQIVVLPLAAMAMIPSFVMPDVEAMGWSAVGGFLNAMGMLGLILGFSRAPASSVASFHYIQILWGVVLGYLLFSDIPDALTLVGAGIIIASGLWLIRHEHKNIPDLSGS